One Bombus pyrosoma isolate SC7728 linkage group LG11, ASM1482585v1, whole genome shotgun sequence DNA segment encodes these proteins:
- the LOC122572890 gene encoding probable chitinase 10 isoform X2, translating into MIPWLILLLVASAAAGPSYLKSIPDILQPPPLDSIEREADAEIISLPSFQRGAVEGPPMIENPLMDPSITHAEYGSERFPLRDAVEALPANKIGFQVVSLPLQDSSQGRVPLRDAVEHREAPFFGNFDHESIWIEPLAPPTLTRTEQIINPKVVCHLDSSAVHRMEPFSLFPQSVPDHRCSHLIYIAATLDPEELVVVSRDREYDEIKGGYKAVTGHRSRDPALRVLVSITAPNRGKLFSEVTKNHCTLHCEKFGKSILSFLEAHDFDGVEIDWDGSPDRFNDLKLLLRTIKKLFADREYILAIVQKPDDPVDQEITSVADLVLLRAWRDSPAFRREKLALHPAPLKYVARVTNKWIDQIPTEHRSKIILGLPVFGQGYTLKFGNFTDTGAPIIGPGIEDVYTKQKNGRMAYYEICEKLEDGLWTSGRDEEGPYIKRGDQWVGYEDPLSVKIKVAYARSVRLGGVSLWSLDLDDFQGICGNLWPMLNAATESIGLYDEVELNECSTDGLSSDPENCSGFYSCHNGVRYRGQCGPGRFFDSINGRCVKANSNICKPVQIDKMQGNRYQTDIRETQAFQKLEISPKKGPRVVCYVTSWSLYRKGDGLFAPERLDSRLCTDIIYAFAGLNPDTLLIQPLDPWIDIEHNLYERVTKTKGSKVLLAIGGWTDSTGDKYSRLISNNVARRKFVASTINFLKKHNFDGLSFEWNYPKCWQSNCRKGPDSDKPNFTKLIQELRKGFDQQEPRLTLAVAFSGYKEVIDRAYEVHEISEMVDFISVMTYDYHGAWEAKTGHLSPLFGNTDDINPYYNVNSTMEYLINLGADKSKLLVGIPLYGQAYRLSSENLTSLGDPATGPGTAGEFTKQPGMLAYYEVCDRVKNKGWEIGLGPSAYRRDQWVGYDNQESVFAKGEYILKRGYGGATLWTVDLDDFLNRCCSESFPLLKSINRALGRLKNKASEGCGRPPEPITPQPPTLTTHSDAVGDTPRPTTPMAKPTTWPMWTEKPSTDSHHTTTTWPTWTWKPSKRPESTTKSSTTVWWTQSTSTASSTWTSTKAPEQLTTEATQGIEKPTDSSKPEQPCMIGEYVPDPDNCNNYFRCVLGELQREQCAPGLHWDAKRRICDWPAAAKCQAETGSVTQKPSWTTMRTTTTKKPTTLFVPSSPKPITQKPIMETSNGKPPKNCVHGEYYSYPDSCSSFHICVNGNLISQQCGPGLNWNKEKGMCDWAFKNPCIEKPKKTASLVAGGIKSTSCTPDSYTGVPGDCESFQACLWGRYEVFRCAPGLHFNERTRICDWPSRANCQDNSVSTDNQDSNTPSDKPINHPTSTEKPWVASTTQATTTLSPAVIDADKVSPLSGHYKIVCYFTNWAWYRRGVGRYLPEHIDHTLCTHIVYGFAVLDYSDLIIKAHDSWADYDNHFYERVVAYKKRGLKVSLALGGWNDSAGDKYSRLVNNPTARKRFIEQAIQFLEKYDFDGLDLDWEYPVCWQVDCNKGPSSDKQGFADLLKELSNELRPRGLLLSSAVSPSKQVIDKGYDVPALAKYLDWIAVMTYDFHGQWDKKTGHVAPLYYHPDDDYYYFNANYSINYWIAKGAPRRNIVMGMPLYGQSFSINDRNAGTGLNVPASAGQAGEFTRAAGFLSYYEICDRIRNRGWNVVQDSEHRMGPYAYKGTQWVSFDDADMIRRKAEYVRDMGLGGGMVWALDLDDFRGRCGEGPHPLMHTLQKVLASPPNKDEELEKPPITVEDLDQGPMTPMVTSTTVKTPVPSSTSRDQLQPDDKFKMICYFTNWAWYRQEGGKFLPEDIDPDLCTHVLYGFAVLDGSQLTIKPHDSWADIDNKFYERVAALKSKGIKVLMAIGGWNDSAGNKYSRLVNSPSARQRFITTVIQFIEKYEFEGLDLDWEYPVCWQVDCKKGPATDKEGFASLVKELSEQFKPRSLLLSAAVSPSKRVIDTGYDVPSLAKYLDWISVMTYDYHGQWDKKTGHVAPLYRLPNDWEPTFNANFSIHYWMEKGAPAKKLVMGAPLYGQSFSLAERSERGLNAPTYGGGEAGEATRARGFLSYYEICERTLKKGWTVIQDKQRRIGPYAYKGDQWVSFDDTRQIKLKAELIKDLDLGGGMVWALDLDDFKNRCGCEPSPLLRTMNRVLRNYPKGPLCPVTNEFLTIDAGESIMGSTTTERPSWEPTTSTKPTYLPPTSTTADPDSDIDDTIEIEAEPPIIGGSPDDCGGRVFVPHKKDCSKYFLCNFGKLTEHSCPPGLYWNENRCDWPENTKCQDSQRQSNELLPLISDQENNKKKMICYVMNWARKRPGVGQFLPEDIDLDLCTHIVYGLAKLDTERLTIQNPQAARQKEFLSKIADIKSRTGLKVLLGLGGWDESTDNKYSELAHNSMERKKFARHAALYIQSRGFDGLDLLWEYPVCWQVDCNRGPSSDREAFGALLKELSITFKPKGLLLSTGVSASKEVIDVAYDVPTLIKYLDWINVMTYDYHGYWEDKTGHVAPLYRNPDEQTKYLNVNFTIIHWLEQGVPSNKLIMGIPAYGQSFTLSRKLQGKGTPGLNAQVSGPGHPGDFTKSAGMLAYYEICNNVKNRDWSVIKDSKNLSGPYATRGDQWVSYEDVSSVIQKTKFIRDLNLGGALIWSLDVDDFANLCGCGKYPLTTALSQGLRGERNLRMDCT; encoded by the exons ATGATTCCTTGGCTGATCCTGCTCCTCGTGGCCTCAGCGGCCGCAGGACCATCCTACTTAAAATCTATTCCTGACATATTACAACCACCTCCATTGGATTCTATCGAAAGAGAAGCAGATGCAGAAATCATCAGTCTGCCTTCGTTTCAACGAGGCGCCGTCGAAGGTCCTCCGATGATCGAGAACCCGTTGATGGATCCTTCCATCACCCATGCTGAATACGGATCGGAGAGATTTCCCCTGCGTGACGCGGTCGAAGCGTTGCCCGCAAACAAGATCGGCTTTCAAGTCGTCAGTCTACCTCTACAAGATTCCTCGCA GGGCCGAGTACCTTTAAGAGACGCCGTGGAACATCGGGAAGCTCCTTTCTTCGGTAATTTCGACCATGAATCCATCTGGATCGAGCCATTAGCACCACCAACTTTAACAAGGACCGAGCAAATCATTAATCCAAAAGTGGTATGCCATTTGGACTCCAGCGCGGTTCACAGGATGGAGCCGTTCTCTTTGTTTCCCCAATCCGTGCCGGACCATCGATGCAGCCATCTGATTTATATTGCTGCCACTTTGG ACCCGGAAGAGCTGGTTGTCGTTTCAAGGGACCGCGAATATGACGAGATCAAGG GTGGATATAAGGCAGTAACGGGACATCGATCGAGGGATCCAGCATTGCGAGTACTCGTCTCGATCACGGCCCCAAATCGCGGGAAACTGTTTTCTGAAGTGACCAAGAACCATTGCACCCTGCACtgtgaaaaatttggaaaatccATCTTAAGTTTTCTCGAAGCGCACGACTTCGACGGCGTTGAAATCGATTGGGATGGTTCGCCAGATCGCTTCAATGACTTGAAACTCTTGTTGAGAACGATTAAGAAACTTTTCGCTGATCGGGAATATATTCTCGCGATTGTTCAAAAGCCGGACGATCCGGTGGATCAGGAAATCACTTCTGTAGCCGATTTAGTTCTTCTGAGAGCTTGGAGAGACAGTCCTGCGTtcagaagagaaaaattggcTCTTCATCCCGCACCATTGAAGTATGTTGCTCGAGTGACGAATAAATGGATCGATCAAATCCCGACAGAACACAgatcgaaaattattcttgGTTTACCCGTGTTTGGACAAGgatatactttaaaatttggaaattttacgGACACTGGTGCACCTATTATCGGGCCGGGGATTGAAGATGTTTATACCAAGcagaaaaatggaagaatgGCTTACTAtgaa ATCTGTGAGAAATTGGAAGATGGATTGTGGACCTCTGGAAGAGACGAGGAAGGGCCATACATAAAACGTGGTGATCAGTGGGTTGGTTACGAGGATCCATTGTCGGTGAAAATCAAAGTGGCTTACGCTAGATCAGTCAGACTCGGTGGAGTTTCTTTATGGTCCCTTGATTTGGACGATTTTCAA ggTATTTGCGGTAATTTGTGGCCTATGTTGAACGCTGCAACCGAATCGATAGGCTTGTATGATGAGGTAGAACTGAACGAATGTTCCACTGATGGTCTATCTAGTGACCCGGAAAATTGCTCAGGATTCTATTCCTGTCACAATG GAGTGCGATATCGAGGTCAATGCGGACCAGGAAGATTCTTCGATTCTATTAATGGCCGTTGCGTAAAAGCGAATTCGAACATTTGTAAACCAGTACAAATCGATAAAATGCAAGGAAATCGTTACCAGACTGATATAAGGGAGACACAAGCATTTCAAAAGTTAGAGATTTCTCCGAAGAAGGGTCCCCGTGTAGTCTGCTACGTAACTTCGTGGTCGCTCTACCGCAAAGGAGATGGACTGTTCGCTCCAGAACGATTAGACTCCCGCCTATGCACCGATATAATCTATGCGTTCGCTGGATTGAATCCAGACACATTGCTCATCCAACCGTTAGATCCTTGGATCGACATAGAACAca atttatatGAGCGAGTGACGAAGACCAAAGGATCAAAAGTGCTCTTAGCCATCGGAGGCTGGACAGACAGCACTGGTGACAAATACTCTCGTTTGATAAGCAATAACGTTGCACGTCGCAAATTCGTTGCATCTACGATAAACTTCTTGAAGAAGCACAACTTCGACGGCCTATCCTTCGAATGGAACTATCCAAAATGTTGGCAAAGTAATTGCAGAAAGGGACCCGATTCCGACAAGCCCAATTTCACCAAATTAATCCAGGAACTGAGAAAAGGGTTCGATCAACAGGAACCGAGGCTTACGTTAGCCGTAGCATTCTCAGGTTATAAAGAAGTGATCGATAGAGCCTATGAAGTCCATGAAATTTCGGAAATGGTGGATTTCATATCAGTGATGACGTACGATTATCACGGTGCTTGGGAGGCAAAAACGGGTCACTTGTCGCCCTTATTTGGAAATACCGATGACATCAATCCATACTATAATGTG aaTTCCACGATGGAGTACTTGATAAATCTTGGAGCGGACAAATCGAAACTTTTGGTAGGCATACCTTTATATGGACAAGCTTATCGATTGTCTAGTGAAAATTTAACAAGCCTTGGAGATCCTGCCACTGGACCTGGAACTGCTGGAGAATTTACCAAACAACCTGGGATGCTGGCCTACTACGAAGTTTGTGACAGAGTCAAGAACAAGGGCTGGGAGATAGGATTAG GGCCAAGTGCGTATCGCAGAGACCAGTGGGTAGGCTACGACAATCAGGAGAGTGTCTTCGCGAAAGGAGAGTACATTTTGAAACGTGGTTATGGAGGTGCAACACTGTGGACAGTGGACTTGGACGACTTTTTAAATCGCTGTTGTTCGGAATCCTTCCCATTATTGAAGAGCATAAATCGTGCACTAG GTCGTTTAAAGAATAAAGCTTCAGAAGGATGCGGACGCCCACCAGAACCAATTACACCACAACCTCCAACGTTGACGACTCACAGTGACGCAGTGGGAGACACTCCTCGACCAACGACGCCAATGGCAAAGCCAACCACGTGGCCAATGTGGACTGAAAAGCCGAGTACAGACAGTCATCATACAACTACTACTTGGCCCACTTGGACTTGGAAACCAAGCAAACGACCAGAATCAACGACTAAAAGCAGTACCACGGTCTGGTGGACTCAATCAACCAGCACTGCTTCTTCAACATGGACTTCAACCAA agCACCGGAGCAATTAACAACAGAAGCCACGCAAGGTATAGAAAAACCAACAGACTCCTCGAAACCAGAACAGCCGTGTATGATAGGAGAATACGTGCCGGATCCTGATAACTGCAACAACTACTTTAGATGCGTGCTTGGTGAATTGCAACGCGAACAATGCGCGCCAGGATTACACTGGGACGCGAAACGACGCATTTGCGATTGGCCAGCTGCGGCGAAATGTCAAGCAGAGACAG GTTCCGTGACTCAAAAACCATCATGGACCACCATGAGAACTACCACTACGAAAAAACCAACTACGTTATTCGTACCTTCTTCACCCAAACCTATCACCCAAAAACCAATTATGGAAACTTCGAACGGAAAGCCGCCAAAAAATTGTGTACACGGCGAATATTACTCCTATCCAGATTCCTGCTCAAGTTTCCATATCTGCgtgaatggaaatttaatttctcaacaATGTGGACCAGGATTGAACTGGAACAAGGAGAAGGGTATGTGCGACTGGGCTTTCAAGAATCCTTGCATCGAGAAGCCAAAGAAAACGGCCTCCTTGGTTGCAGGAGGTATCAAGTCAACT tCGTGTACGCCTGATAGTTACACTGGCGTTCCAGGAGATTGTGAAAGCTTCCAAGCATGTTTATGGGGTCGCTACGAAGTATTCCGTTGCGCTCCAGGATTGCACTTTAATGAGAGAACTCGAATATGCGACTGGCCATCTAGAGCTAATTGTCAAGATAACTCTGTATCAACAGATAATCAAGATTCCAACACACCTAGCGATAAGCCAATTAATCATCCAACGAGTACTGAAAAGCCTTGGGTAGCAAGCACCACTCAAGCTACGACCACCTTGTCACCAGCTGTGATAGATGCTGACAAAGTTTCTCCATTGTCTGGCCATTACAAA ATCGTGTGTTACTTCACGAATTGGGCCTGGTATCGAAGAGGGGTAGGTCGTTATCTTCCTGAACATATCGATCACACCCTTTGTACCCATATCGTTTATGGATTTGCCGTTTTGGATTATTCAGACCTAATCATCAAGGCTCACGACTCCTGGGCGGATTACGACAATC ATTTTTACGAACGCGTAGTCGCGTACAAGAAACGTGGGTTGAAAGTATCTCTTGCTCTGGGAGGTTGGAACGATTCAGCTGGAGACAAATACAGTCGTCTAGTGAATAATCCTACTGCTAGGAAAAGGTTCATTGAACAAGCAATCCAATTCctggaaaaatatgatttcgaTGGGCTTGACTTGGATTGGGAATACCCAGTTTGCTGGCAA GTTGACTGCAATAAAGGTCCATCTTCAGATAAACAAGGCTTCGCAGATTTGCTTAAAGAACTGAGCAATGAATTGAGACCCAGAGGATTATTACTCAGTTCAGCGGTTTCGCCGAGCAAGCAAGTGATCGACAAAGGCTACGATGTTCCAGCACTCGCTAAATATTTGGACTGGATTGCAGTGATGACTTACGATTTCCATGGTCAATGGGATAAGAAAACTGGCCACGTAGCGCCGCTCTACTACCATCCTGACGATGACTACTATTACTTCAACGCAAATTATTCCATCAATTATTGGATCGCTAAAGGAGCTCCTCGTAGAAACATCGTTATGG GAATGCCATTGTACGGACAGTCGTTCTCCATAAACGACCGCAACGCAGGTACAGGATTAAATGTGCCAGCTAGTGCTGGACAAGCAGGTGAATTTACTAGAGCTGCAGGATTCTTGTCCTATTACGAAATTTGCGATAGGATTCGGAACCGTGGATGGAACGTCGTTCAAGATTCAGAACACAGAATGGGTCCCTATGCGTATAAGGGCACTCAGTGGGTGAGCTTCGACGACGCTGACATGATTCGACGGAAAGCTGAGTATGTTAGAGACATGGGTCTTGGTGGTGGAATGGTCTGGGCGTTGGATCTCGATGATTTCCGGGGACGCTGCGGCGAAGGACCGCATCCATTGATGCATACTCTTCAAAAAGTTTTAGCTAGTCCTCCCAACAAAGATGAAgaac TTGAGAAGCCACCGATTACAGTGGAAGATTTAGATCAAGGTCCGATGACGCCCATGGTAACATCCACCACTGTTAAGACACCCGTGCCATCTTCAACGTCGAGGGATCAACTGCAACCTGACGATAAATTCAAAAtgatttgttattttacaaattggGCCTGGTATCGTCAAGAAGGAGGGAAGTTCTTGCCAGAAGATATAGACCCTGATCTGTGTACTCATGTTCTATATGGTTTCGCGGTACTCGATGGATCGCAGTTAACGATTAAACCACATGATTCATGGGCTGATATAGACAACA AGTTCTACGAAAGGGTCGCGGCTTTAAAATCGAAGGGAATAAAGGTATTAATGGCTATTGGGGGATGGAATGATTCAGCAGGTAACAAATACAGTCGTTTGGTGAATTCACCATCAGCTAGACAAAGATTCATCACGACTGTGAtacaatttatcgaaaaatacgAGTTTGAAGGCTTGGATTTAGATTGGGAGTATCCAGTATGCTGGCAG gtCGACTGTAAAAAAGGTCCAGCTACAGACAAAGAAGGATTCGCTAGTTTAGTGAAGGAATTGAGTGAACAATTCAAACCAAGAAGTTTACTGTTATCCGCTGCGGTTTCCCCGAGCAAACGAGTCATTGACACAGGCTATGACGTACCAAGCTTGGCGAAATACTTGGACTGGATATCTGTAATGACGTATGACTACCATGGTCAATGGGACAAGAAAACCGGTCATGTGGCGCCACTGTATCGACTGCCCAATGACTGGGAGCCAACTTTTAACGCG aACTTTTCAATTCATTATTGGATGGAGAAAGGTGCACCAGCGAAAAAGCTTGTAATGGGAGCACCACTGTACGGTCAGTCCTTCTCCTTGGCAGAAAGAAGTGAGAGAGGATTAAACGCACCGACTTATGGCGGCGGTGAAGCCGGCGAAGCAACAAGAGCCAGAGGTTTCCTGTCTTATTACGAA atatGCGAAAGGACATTAAAGAAGGGTTGGACCGTGATCCAAGACAAACAACGACGTATTGGTCCCTACGCATATAAAGGTGATCAATGGGTCAGCTTTGACGATACCAGACAAATTAAACTGAAGGCAGAATTAATAAAGGATCTTGATTTGGGCGGCGGCATGGTGTGGGCTCTCGATTTGGACGACTTCAAGAACAGATGCGGCTGTGAGCCTAGCCCGCTTCTGAGAACCATGAACAGGGTTCTAAGAAATTATCCCAAAGGTCCATTGTGTCCAGTAACGAATG aatTTCTCACAATTGACGCTGGAGAATCCATCATGGGGTCTACGACTACTGAACGACCAAGTTGGGAACCTACTACTTCTACTAAACCAACGTATTTGCCACCAACGTCTACAACCGCGGATCCGGATTCTGATATTGATGATACTATTGAAATAGAAGCTGAGCCACCAATAATAGGTGGTTCACCGGACGACTGCGGCGGTCGTGTATTTGTTCCCCACAAGAAAGATTGCTCTAAGTACTTCTTATGTAATTTTGGAAAGCTTACTGAACACTCTTGTCCTCCTGGTCTGTATTGGAACGAGAATCGTTGTGACTGGCCAGAGAATACCAAATGCCAGGATTCTCAGCGACAA TCGAACGAGTTATTGCCATTAATCTCTGACCAGGAgaataacaagaaaaaaatgatttgttATGTAATGAACTGGGCGCGAAAGCGGCCTGGGGTAGGACAATTCCTACCAGAAGATATTGATCTAGATTTGTGTACTCATATAGTTTACGGCCTCGCGAAGTTGGATACGGAACGATTAACTATACAAAATCCACAGGCTGCTAGACAGAAGGAATTTCTTAGTAAAATAGCGGATATTAAAAGCAGAACTGGACTGAAGGTTTTGCTTGGTTTGGGTGGCTGGGATGAATCCACAGATAATAAGTACAGTGAATTGGCACACAATTCGATGGAACGGAAAAAATTTGCGCGCCACGCTGCTCTTTATATTCAGAGTCGCGGATTTGATGGTCTTGACCTCCTTTGGGAGTATCCAGTATGCTGGCAG GTTGATTGCAATCGTGGACCATCAAGTGATAGGGAAGCTTTTGGAGCCCTGCTAAAGGAACTAAGCATAACCTTCAAACCTAAAGGATTGCTCCTTTCCACTGGTGTTTCTGCTAGCAAAGAAGTCATCGACGTAGCTTACGATGTTCCAACATTAATCAAATACCTCGATTGGATAAATGTCATGACTTATGACTATCATGGCTATTGGGAGGACAAAACTGGTCACGTAGCCCCGCTTTATCGTAATCCGGATGAGCAGACTAAATACTTGAACGTGAACTTTACAATAATCCATTGGCTGGAACAAGGTGTGCCATCGAATAAACTGATAATGGGCATACCAGCATATGGGCAAAGCTTTACGTTATCGAGAAAATTGCAAGGAAAAGGAACACCGGGCCTTAACGCACAAGTTTCCGGGCCCGGACATCCAGGAGACTTCACCAAATCAGCCGGCATGCTTGCTTATTACGAg ATATGTAACAACGTAAAAAACAGAGATTGGTCCGTGATCAAGGATTCGAAGAATCTGAGTGGACCGTATGCTACCAGAGGTGACCAATGGGTCAGCTATGAAGATGTATCCAGTGTAATACAAAAG ACGAAATTCATAAGAGATCTAAATCTTGGTGGCGCCTTGATATGGTCTTTAGATGTAGATGACTTCGCAAATCTTTGTGGCTGTGGAAAATATCCTTTAACAACAGCGCTTAGTCAAGGACTTAGAGGAGAACGAAATCTCAGAATGGATTGTACTTGA